From a single Gadus morhua chromosome 3, gadMor3.0, whole genome shotgun sequence genomic region:
- the ube2kb gene encoding ubiquitin-conjugating enzyme E2Kb, with product MANIAVQRIKREFKEVLKSEETSKNQIKVDLVDENFTELRGEIAGPPDTPYEGGRFQLEIKIPETYPFNPPKVRFITKIWHPNISSVTGAICLDILKDQWAAAMTLRTVLLSLQALLAAAEPDDPQDAVVANQYKQNPEMYKQTAKLWSHIYAAAPFSSPDYTRKIDKLCAMGFDKNAVIAALSSKSWDVETATELLLSN from the exons ACGAGTAAAAACCAAATTAAAGTAGATTTGGTGGATGAGAATTTCACAGAGCTGAGGGGAGAGATAGCTggccccccagacacaccatATGAAG GTGGCAGATTTCAGCTTGAAATAAAAATCCCAGAAACATATCCTTTTAACCCACCAAAG GTGCGGTTCATCACAAAGATTTGGCATCCTAACATCAGTTCTGTGACGGGAGCTATTTGTCTGGACATCTTAAAAGACCAATG GGCGGCTGCTATGACTCTACGGACGGTGCTTTTATCTCTACAGGCTCTACTGGCCGCAGCTGAGCCTGACGATCCCCAGGATGCGGTCGTAGCAAACCAG TATAAGCAGAACCCAGAGATGTACAAACAAACGGCCAAGCTGTGGTCTCACATCTACGCCGCGGCTCCCTTCTCCAGTCCCGACTACACGCGCAAAATAGACAAACTCTGTGCCATGGGCTTCGATAAG AACGCAGTAATAGCAGCGCTGTCGTCCAAGTCGTGGGACGTGGAGACCGCGACCGAGCTGCTCCTTAGCAACTGA